Part of the Planctomycetota bacterium genome is shown below.
GTCGATTTCGGCCCCAAACTCGACACCGGGTTGGCCCGTCAGGCCGAGGAGACCGAGGCCGAGGTTGTTGCCGCCGGGAAGAAAAAGCGTGGCCGCAACGCCGCCGGCTTCACCGCCACCGAGCTTCGCAACTTCCGCACCCTGCTCATCCGTAAGCGTGCCGAACTACTCGGCGACGTGACGAGCATGGAGTCCGAAGCCCTGCGGACCGAGGAAACCAACCTGGCCAACCTGACCGAGCACATGGCCGACCGCGGCACCGACAACTACGAACAGGAGTTCACGCTCGACCTCGTTCAGAAAGACCGCGAACTGCTCGCCGAGATCAACCACGCGTTGGCCAAGATCGACGGTAAGGAAGACCCGCCCTACGGCATCTGCGAAGGCACAGGCCAACCGATCAAGAAAGAGCGTCTGGAAGTCCAGCCTTGGGCCCGATTCAGCGTCGACTACGCCCGCAAACTCGAACGTTCCGGACGCTGAACCAGCGCGAGTTGCCCGCGTAACCGCCTGAATTTCGACGGGCTGCCACACGAAAAATTGTTTGGATTGCGTTAATATCGCGGGCGAGATGCTCGCGATGCTGCAAGAGTTGGGACTTTCGTGGACGGCGTTGGACGAGCGCATCTCGGCGTACTTTGCCGTTTTCGGCATCGGCGGTGAAATGCTGGTCCGGCTGGTTCTGGCAGCGTTCCTCGGTGCGATCGTCGGAATCGAACGGGAGTTACGCGGTCACCAGGC
Proteins encoded:
- a CDS encoding TraR/DksA C4-type zinc finger protein yields the protein PPPTAAPQPPPATPPPPIHSTTGYTSRFAAGVFSVDFGPKLDTGLARQAEETEAEVVAAGKKKRGRNAAGFTATELRNFRTLLIRKRAELLGDVTSMESEALRTEETNLANLTEHMADRGTDNYEQEFTLDLVQKDRELLAEINHALAKIDGKEDPPYGICEGTGQPIKKERLEVQPWARFSVDYARKLERSGR